From Dehalococcoidia bacterium, the proteins below share one genomic window:
- a CDS encoding 4Fe-4S binding protein, translating into MVVVDQEKCIGCNICSAFCAVDALEGYGVIEINRDICTECLECVGTCPMDAISEVK; encoded by the coding sequence ATGGTCGTAGTTGATCAGGAAAAGTGTATCGGCTGCAATATCTGCTCTGCATTTTGTGCCGTCGATGCACTGGAAGGCTATGGAGTGATCGAGATAAACAGGGATATCTGTACAGAGTGTCTTGAATGTGTCGGCACCTGTCCGATGGATGCCATCTCGGAGGTGAAATAA
- a CDS encoding DUF6125 family protein: protein MAETKRKSHNPELEDLSGPFNPDLKHEDFSKEFLLRLMEGWQWAWLQMTEAWMAAITKRCGPELANACETDAWGAMSRKVNPRYAELAGIELNTVVDSLKALQLPLDNTIHGLFKPEFEIKSPNHVIQTMKRCRSLEYFEAKCPERIHHVCHVTEPVLFKNYLINPKIKITPLKLPPRTSKDDICCQWELKIEE, encoded by the coding sequence ATGGCGGAAACCAAACGAAAGAGCCACAACCCGGAACTGGAAGATTTGAGCGGTCCGTTCAATCCCGATCTAAAGCATGAAGATTTTTCAAAGGAGTTTCTCCTCAGGCTGATGGAAGGATGGCAATGGGCCTGGCTTCAGATGACGGAAGCGTGGATGGCGGCCATCACCAAGCGATGCGGTCCTGAACTGGCTAACGCATGTGAGACCGATGCTTGGGGGGCCATGAGCCGGAAGGTCAACCCCAGATACGCTGAGTTGGCCGGAATCGAACTCAACACCGTGGTAGACAGCCTCAAGGCGTTGCAATTGCCGCTGGACAATACCATCCACGGGCTTTTCAAGCCGGAGTTTGAAATCAAGAGCCCCAATCACGTCATCCAGACGATGAAGAGATGCCGGTCTCTGGAGTACTTCGAGGCGAAATGCCCGGAGCGAATCCATCACGTGTGTCACGTAACTGAACCGGTGCTTTTCAAGAACTATTTGATTAACCCCAAGATCAAGATAACCCCTCTGAAGCTACCGCCTCGCACGAGTAAGGACGATATCTGTTGCCAGTGGGAACTCAAAATTGAAGAATAG
- a CDS encoding NAD(P)/FAD-dependent oxidoreductase, translating into MKQIKCDVAVIGSGLGGTTAASLLLKKGYNVQVVEKLPFYGGRCQTLDHHGFRLNTGAAMIGDSIHGALCREVGAELELRVPDPVFKFRIRGKDFTAPPKRMWQAIIGAAARDDAEADRVFSAWMKAITWAEPSYSMSMDEWARQHTDNALVLKLFHFLTCGIGVNSYELPAGEFFRQITQGATMTWAYPPRGCGQFSDALVGAIKRMGGDVWTRCPAIKINVKNGAATGVVVQKDGEQIEIVAKTVISNAPPRKTVELAGQEHFGPGYLKDVQNILGSPMICFEFASDKQLPQLEGSSCYCFTEYKRAFMILDFSSLCPEMSPKGKHLLEAACVPASVIPPYDIRREAALALEDLRQNMPGFDKDVKLIKIRVAQGDWGVTGNIPGRGNLSIKTPVYGLYAAGDRSAPEGWWCSLAAIKSGRLVAEDIAKRFKPA; encoded by the coding sequence ATGAAACAGATCAAGTGCGATGTAGCCGTCATTGGGAGCGGGCTAGGGGGTACCACCGCAGCTTCTTTGCTGCTGAAGAAGGGGTATAACGTCCAGGTGGTGGAGAAGCTGCCGTTTTACGGGGGGCGATGCCAGACGCTCGATCACCATGGCTTCAGGCTCAACACCGGCGCCGCCATGATCGGCGATTCGATTCACGGGGCCCTTTGCCGAGAGGTCGGCGCCGAGCTGGAGCTGCGCGTTCCCGATCCGGTATTCAAATTTCGCATCAGAGGGAAGGACTTCACCGCTCCTCCTAAACGGATGTGGCAGGCCATCATCGGCGCAGCCGCCCGGGACGATGCCGAAGCGGATCGGGTGTTTTCGGCATGGATGAAAGCCATCACCTGGGCCGAGCCGTCCTACTCCATGTCTATGGATGAATGGGCCCGACAGCACACCGACAACGCCCTGGTCTTGAAGCTATTCCACTTTCTCACCTGCGGCATCGGCGTCAATAGCTATGAACTGCCTGCCGGTGAATTCTTCCGTCAGATCACCCAGGGGGCCACGATGACGTGGGCGTATCCTCCCCGAGGATGCGGCCAGTTCTCCGATGCGCTGGTGGGGGCCATCAAGCGGATGGGTGGAGACGTGTGGACGCGTTGCCCGGCAATAAAGATCAATGTGAAGAATGGGGCGGCCACCGGAGTAGTGGTGCAGAAGGATGGCGAGCAGATCGAGATCGTGGCCAAGACTGTGATCAGCAACGCCCCGCCGCGCAAAACAGTGGAGCTGGCGGGCCAGGAGCATTTCGGCCCCGGCTATCTGAAGGATGTGCAGAATATCTTGGGTTCACCGATGATCTGTTTTGAGTTTGCTTCCGACAAACAGTTGCCCCAGTTGGAGGGATCGTCCTGCTATTGTTTCACCGAATACAAGCGGGCCTTCATGATCCTCGATTTCAGTTCCTTGTGTCCGGAGATGTCGCCAAAGGGCAAGCATCTTCTGGAAGCGGCCTGCGTTCCTGCCTCGGTCATTCCGCCCTATGACATCAGAAGGGAGGCGGCGCTGGCCCTGGAAGACTTGCGGCAGAACATGCCTGGTTTCGACAAGGATGTAAAGCTGATCAAGATCAGGGTCGCTCAGGGAGACTGGGGAGTCACCGGGAACATTCCCGGGCGAGGCAACCTGTCCATAAAGACACCGGTGTATGGCTTGTACGCTGCAGGCGACCGCTCGGCCCCCGAAGGTTGGTGGTGCTCTTTGGCGGCCATCAAGAGCGGCCGTTTGGTAGCCGAGGACATTGCCAAACGATTCAAGCCTGCTTGA